The Colias croceus chromosome 21, ilColCroc2.1 genome window below encodes:
- the LOC123701375 gene encoding uncharacterized protein LOC123701375, with the protein MPRISANSTVRRRLFATDDVTEEAKIDNFTNVLQESILRDRDEKSKKWNFDFENEVPLEGTYDWYKCDDTADWIGMTKLEDKEMSEQDSMLLMKMENEVTPKVKDKDTKVLIRNSLKRRMHFVADKAIRRKIAFD; encoded by the coding sequence ATGCCTAGAATATCAGCGAACAGTACAGTAAGGCGGCGACTCTTCGCCACAGATGATGTGACAGAAGAAGCCAAAATCGACAACTTCACGAACGTGCTCCAAGAGTCAATCCTTAGAGACAGAGACGAGAAATCTAAAAAGTGGAACTTTGACTTTGAAAATGAAGTACCACTAGAAGGAACATATGACTGGTATAAGTGTGATGATACAGCTGACTGGATCGGAATGACCAAGTTAGAAGATAAAGAAATGAGTGAACAAGATTCGATGCTGCTAATGAAAATGGAGAATGAAGTGACGCCAAAGGTGAAGGACAAGGACACGAAAGTGTTGATAAGGAATTCGCTGAAGAGGAGGATGCATTTCGTGGCTGATAAGGCGATCAGGAGGAAGATCGCTTTTGATTAG